A region from the uncultured Macellibacteroides sp. genome encodes:
- a CDS encoding glycyl-radical enzyme activating protein yields MKDLLFDIKRYSINDGPGIRITLFIKGCPLSCIWCHNPEGISSRAEKLYTRKKCIGCLICINACPQHALKLSTEGIATEKELCIRCGICTEVCPSMAMEISGKEYTADSIMKEIEKEIVFMDQSEGGVTFCGGEPLLHPELLSELLHRCGEQGIHRTVDTSLYARPEIVKTIMLHTELFLVDLKHMDTELHQRYCGVPNELILSNLKMIAEAGKDFFIRIPLIEGINADEENILRCAQFLSCLPWKRKRVNLLLYHDIGKNKHEKLGSVYNPGNVKMSTPSVETQQRCISLFKQYGIDAVIGG; encoded by the coding sequence ATGAAAGACTTGTTATTTGATATTAAACGATATTCGATAAACGACGGTCCGGGTATCCGGATAACTCTCTTTATAAAAGGATGCCCGCTGTCGTGTATCTGGTGCCATAATCCGGAGGGAATTTCAAGCCGGGCTGAAAAACTGTATACCCGGAAAAAATGCATTGGTTGTCTGATTTGCATCAATGCATGTCCGCAACATGCGTTGAAATTGTCGACTGAAGGAATTGCTACTGAAAAGGAACTTTGCATACGCTGTGGTATATGTACGGAGGTTTGTCCGTCCATGGCTATGGAGATTTCCGGTAAAGAATATACTGCAGATTCGATCATGAAAGAGATTGAAAAAGAAATTGTTTTTATGGATCAGTCTGAAGGTGGAGTTACTTTCTGTGGCGGAGAACCGTTACTACATCCGGAATTATTATCGGAATTGCTTCATCGGTGCGGAGAACAGGGTATTCACCGGACTGTAGATACCTCTTTATACGCCCGCCCGGAAATAGTCAAAACCATTATGCTTCATACAGAACTTTTTTTGGTCGACTTAAAGCACATGGATACCGAACTTCATCAACGGTATTGCGGAGTACCAAACGAACTCATCCTGTCAAATTTGAAAATGATTGCAGAAGCAGGTAAAGATTTTTTCATCCGTATTCCCCTTATAGAAGGAATAAATGCTGATGAAGAAAACATCCTGCGCTGCGCGCAATTCCTTTCTTGCCTGCCGTGGAAAAGAAAGAGAGTAAATCTCCTTCTTTACCACGATATAGGCAAAAACAAACACGAAAAACTTGGATCTGTTTATAATCCCGGAAATGTAAAGATGAGTACGCCTTCAGTGGAAACTCAGCAACGTTGCATCAGCCTATTCAAACAATATGGGATCGATGCAGTAATAGGGGGATAG
- a CDS encoding DPP IV N-terminal domain-containing protein — MKKTMMLTVLCAGLSGTLLQAQGTANDYARAYSLPGKYNKAVYYGDVNPRWLGDTHQFWYIRNTPEGEKYVIVDAANKTSTAMPDTMKQRILSIEKAPRPSRYWGEMDEERTGDSIPSPDGKRIGFIKNNNVYVREIASGAEKALSMDGAPGEYYSAYLRWSPDSKKIASMKIRPAEKQYIYFVESSPKDQLQPKLHKREYVKPGDALPFRVPHIFYVENGEKKVPSTNLFSSQFDVHGLDWAPDSKSLLFDYNQRGHQVYRVLELSAETGSVRTIIEDTSNTFVNYNRQFRKDLSNGKEIVWMSERDNWNHLYLYDRLEGKVKRQITKGEWYVRDVIEVDEKDRVIYFSANGMVKNEDPYLVRYYRINMDGTGLTCLTPEEGTHTAWFSSDKKYLVDVWSKIDVAPKAVLRSSVNGKVVMPLEEADITALKESGWKAPETFVAKGRDGKTDIWGAIFRPTNFDPNKKYPVLEYVYAGPGSAYTPKAFRAFYWFHQQIAELGFIVVQADGMGTSFRSKAFESIIYKNLKDAGFEDRMAWIKGAAQKYPYMDMERVGIFGGSAGGQEAMAAVLFHPDFYKAAYAGCGCHDNRMDKMWWNEQWLGYPTDSSYVACSNVENAGLLSRPLMLMVGEMDDNVDPASTMQVVNALIKAKKEFELVVVPGSNHTLGGEYGDRKRFDFFVKHLLGVTPPDWNNEEVALKIR; from the coding sequence ATGAAAAAGACAATGATGCTGACTGTACTTTGTGCCGGGTTATCCGGCACACTGTTGCAGGCGCAAGGTACAGCAAATGACTATGCCCGTGCATATTCTTTACCTGGAAAATATAATAAAGCAGTATATTATGGGGATGTAAATCCCCGATGGCTGGGAGATACACACCAATTCTGGTATATACGCAACACGCCTGAAGGCGAAAAGTATGTCATCGTTGATGCCGCGAATAAGACAAGCACCGCCATGCCCGACACCATGAAGCAACGTATCCTATCTATAGAGAAAGCTCCTCGGCCCTCCCGTTACTGGGGAGAAATGGATGAAGAACGTACCGGTGATTCCATTCCTTCTCCCGACGGAAAACGCATTGGTTTTATCAAAAACAACAACGTATATGTGAGGGAAATTGCATCCGGAGCAGAAAAGGCACTCAGTATGGATGGAGCTCCGGGAGAATATTATTCTGCTTATCTTCGCTGGTCACCCGATTCAAAGAAGATAGCTTCCATGAAGATCCGACCTGCCGAGAAACAATATATTTACTTTGTTGAATCGTCTCCCAAAGATCAGCTGCAACCTAAACTTCATAAAAGGGAGTATGTAAAACCTGGTGATGCACTGCCTTTCCGCGTTCCTCATATCTTTTATGTGGAAAACGGCGAAAAGAAAGTGCCTTCAACCAATCTTTTTTCTTCACAGTTTGATGTTCACGGACTAGACTGGGCACCCGACAGCAAAAGTCTGCTTTTTGATTACAACCAGCGTGGTCATCAGGTGTACCGTGTGCTGGAACTTTCTGCCGAAACAGGGAGTGTCCGTACAATTATTGAAGATACCAGTAATACATTTGTAAATTACAACCGTCAGTTTCGAAAAGATCTGTCCAACGGAAAAGAGATAGTCTGGATGAGCGAACGCGATAACTGGAACCATCTTTATTTGTATGATCGTCTGGAAGGTAAAGTTAAACGACAAATAACCAAGGGCGAATGGTATGTGCGCGATGTAATAGAAGTAGACGAAAAAGACCGTGTCATCTATTTCTCTGCCAATGGAATGGTTAAAAATGAAGATCCTTATTTGGTCCGTTATTATCGTATCAATATGGACGGTACAGGGCTTACCTGCCTTACTCCGGAAGAAGGAACGCATACAGCCTGGTTTTCGTCTGATAAAAAATACCTGGTAGATGTATGGTCAAAAATTGACGTAGCACCTAAAGCTGTATTACGTAGCAGCGTTAATGGAAAAGTAGTTATGCCACTCGAAGAAGCGGACATTACTGCTTTAAAGGAATCCGGATGGAAAGCTCCGGAAACATTTGTGGCTAAAGGCCGGGACGGCAAAACAGATATATGGGGTGCTATTTTCCGTCCTACTAATTTTGATCCGAATAAAAAATATCCGGTTTTGGAATATGTTTACGCAGGTCCCGGAAGCGCTTATACACCAAAAGCTTTCCGCGCGTTTTACTGGTTTCATCAACAGATTGCGGAACTGGGATTTATAGTTGTTCAGGCTGATGGTATGGGAACTTCGTTTCGTAGCAAGGCCTTTGAGAGTATCATTTATAAAAATTTAAAAGATGCCGGATTTGAGGATCGCATGGCATGGATAAAAGGTGCCGCTCAAAAATATCCGTATATGGATATGGAACGTGTGGGAATCTTTGGAGGTTCTGCCGGAGGACAGGAAGCGATGGCTGCAGTTTTGTTTCATCCCGACTTTTATAAAGCGGCATATGCCGGGTGCGGATGCCACGATAACAGGATGGATAAAATGTGGTGGAACGAACAATGGTTAGGGTATCCGACCGACAGTAGCTATGTGGCTTGCAGCAATGTAGAGAATGCCGGCTTATTAAGCCGTCCTTTAATGCTAATGGTAGGAGAAATGGATGACAATGTTGATCCGGCTTCCACCATGCAGGTAGTTAACGCACTGATAAAAGCAAAAAAAGAGTTTGAACTTGTGGTCGTTCCAGGCAGCAACCACACCTTGGGTGGAGAGTACGGAGACCGTAAGCGTTTCGACTTTTTTGTGAAACATCTGCTTGGTGTAACACCGCCGGACTGGAACAATGAGGAGGTTGCCTTAAAAATAAGGTAA